A single genomic interval of Selenobaculum gibii harbors:
- a CDS encoding radical SAM protein, whose product MTFKVKNHLKKHPKVYKVLQLINFVLRSKWFPKSFKKNRYPEILQFPITNRCNAKCVMCNVHQLSSKKEMNLEEFKKVINDDVFKDIRTVGINGGEPFLKPDLIMFIEEILKMEKIESLNIISNGFLTNFILTQIEAIYLKCKEKNVHFHISISLDGYGQIHDKVRGVNQSFEKTLMTIQEIAKNSTKYCDTYDIGCTIVKQNVDYLVELDSFAARKGFKIKYRLGIENNRLNNQELKDKYSVIDDPHFKQSSAEFLFSMIFKAETIYEKFKYYSLFSFLSHSSKRKLGCDWKEKGITLDGEGNIYYCAVKSPCLANLKERRGKEVLFSSKAVKEKKKIMDLYCENCIHDYYGTPDLKNVLRFLKFIYQNKMWIKKYRR is encoded by the coding sequence ATGACCTTTAAAGTTAAAAATCACCTTAAAAAACACCCTAAAGTTTATAAAGTTTTGCAATTGATTAATTTTGTATTAAGAAGTAAGTGGTTTCCTAAAAGTTTTAAAAAAAATCGATATCCCGAAATATTACAATTCCCTATCACTAATCGTTGTAATGCGAAGTGCGTAATGTGCAATGTTCATCAACTATCTTCTAAAAAAGAAATGAATTTAGAGGAATTTAAAAAAGTTATAAACGATGATGTTTTTAAAGATATTCGTACGGTGGGAATAAATGGCGGAGAACCTTTTTTAAAGCCGGATTTAATAATGTTTATTGAAGAAATATTAAAAATGGAAAAAATAGAATCATTAAATATTATCTCTAATGGATTTTTAACAAATTTTATTTTAACACAAATAGAGGCTATTTATTTGAAGTGTAAAGAAAAAAATGTTCATTTTCATATATCTATTTCGTTGGACGGATATGGACAAATTCATGATAAAGTTAGAGGGGTAAATCAATCATTTGAAAAGACACTGATGACAATTCAAGAGATTGCAAAAAATTCAACTAAGTATTGTGATACATATGATATTGGTTGTACTATTGTAAAACAAAATGTAGACTATTTAGTGGAGTTGGATAGTTTTGCAGCGCGAAAAGGATTTAAAATAAAATATCGCTTAGGAATTGAAAATAATAGATTAAATAATCAAGAATTAAAGGATAAATATAGCGTCATAGATGATCCGCACTTTAAGCAAAGTTCAGCTGAATTTTTATTTTCAATGATTTTTAAGGCGGAAACCATATATGAGAAATTTAAATATTATTCATTATTTTCTTTTTTATCTCATAGTTCAAAACGAAAACTAGGATGTGACTGGAAAGAGAAGGGCATAACTTTAGATGGAGAAGGTAATATTTACTATTGTGCAGTAAAAAGCCCTTGCCTTGCAAATTTAAAAGAAAGAAGAGGTAAAGAAGTATTATTTTCATCTAAAGCTGTAAAAGAAAAAAAGAAAATCATGGATTTGTATTGCGAAAACTGTATTCATGACTATTATGGAACTCCAGATTTAAAAAATGTACTAAGGTTTTTAAAATTTATCTATCAGAATAAAATGTGGATAAAAAAATATAGGAGGTAA
- a CDS encoding glycosyltransferase family 2 protein has translation MDKDKTLKITIITVSYNAAETIEQTILSVVNQTYDNIEYIIIDGGSTDGTVDIIKKYEDQIAHWESEPDKGIYDAMNKGIDAAIGEYIYFIGADDELYDVNAIDKICRELLKFPRIDVCCGCVIAVDNKLKLQKNMGGHILKKDILCGIMTPHQGMFVKRTLLLKYKFNCDYKIAADFDVFIQLAIKNSIIHFSDIIVAKYNIGGYSSNFNLLYHEYEQILYKRSTIDSMRRFSVRKRKNLFKFKLECILPRRLVYFLKKMNGWKDRILVKR, from the coding sequence ATGGACAAGGATAAAACCCTTAAAATTACAATTATAACAGTATCATATAATGCTGCTGAAACAATAGAACAAACAATTCTTAGTGTAGTCAATCAAACCTATGATAATATTGAATACATTATTATTGATGGTGGATCAACTGATGGAACAGTTGATATTATAAAAAAATATGAAGATCAGATTGCTCATTGGGAAAGTGAGCCTGATAAGGGCATTTATGATGCAATGAATAAGGGAATAGATGCGGCAATAGGCGAGTATATTTATTTTATTGGTGCAGATGATGAACTTTATGATGTAAATGCAATTGATAAAATTTGTAGAGAACTTTTAAAATTTCCTAGAATTGATGTGTGCTGTGGATGTGTAATAGCGGTTGATAATAAATTAAAGTTGCAGAAAAATATGGGTGGACATATTTTAAAAAAAGACATTTTATGTGGGATAATGACTCCGCATCAAGGTATGTTTGTAAAACGGACATTGTTATTAAAATATAAATTTAATTGTGATTATAAAATTGCTGCTGATTTTGATGTATTTATTCAGTTAGCAATAAAGAACTCAATAATACATTTTTCAGATATCATAGTAGCAAAATATAATATTGGTGGATATAGTTCAAATTTTAATTTGCTATATCATGAATATGAACAGATTTTATATAAACGTAGTACTATCGATTCAATGAGAAGATTTTCGGTGAGAAAAAGGAAGAATCTTTTTAAATTTAAATTAGAGTGTATTTTACCGAGACGTTTAGTATATTTTTTAAAAAAGATGAATGGATGGAAAGATAGGATATTGGTGAAAAGATGA
- the fcl gene encoding GDP-L-fucose synthase — protein sequence MDKQAKIYVAGHRGLVGSALIRELHRQGYTNIVVKTHAELDLINQEAVNAFFMVEKPDYVFLSAAKVGGIGANSTYPAEFIYQNLMITTNIIHAAYKNNVKKLLFLGSSCIYPKMAEQPIKEESLLTGALESTNEAYALAKITGIKMCQAYNQQYGTKYISVMPTNLYGINDNFDLETSHVFPALIRKFHQAKINNEPIVTIWGTGAPIREFLFVDDLAEACIYLMNTYEEDKIVNIGTGVGVTIKELAESIMQVVGYKGELVFDTSKPDGTPIKINDVSYLNSLGWKAKVSLLDGIKRTYEWYKSKS from the coding sequence ATGGACAAGCAAGCGAAAATATATGTTGCTGGGCATCGAGGATTGGTTGGATCGGCACTAATTAGAGAACTTCATAGACAGGGTTATACGAACATTGTGGTGAAGACACATGCTGAGTTAGATTTAATTAATCAAGAGGCTGTGAATGCTTTTTTTATGGTTGAAAAGCCCGACTATGTATTTTTATCTGCAGCTAAAGTTGGTGGAATTGGCGCGAATTCTACCTATCCAGCAGAGTTTATTTATCAGAATCTCATGATTACTACTAATATTATTCATGCAGCATATAAGAACAATGTGAAAAAACTCCTGTTTTTGGGTAGTTCCTGCATTTATCCTAAAATGGCGGAGCAGCCGATAAAAGAGGAAAGTTTATTGACTGGAGCTTTAGAGTCGACAAATGAAGCGTATGCTTTAGCAAAGATTACAGGGATAAAAATGTGCCAAGCTTATAATCAGCAATATGGAACGAAATATATTTCTGTAATGCCGACGAATCTTTATGGGATTAATGATAATTTTGACTTAGAAACATCACATGTCTTTCCCGCATTGATTCGGAAATTCCATCAAGCCAAAATAAATAATGAACCTATAGTAACGATTTGGGGTACTGGTGCGCCTATTCGTGAATTTTTATTTGTAGATGATTTAGCAGAGGCTTGCATATATCTGATGAATACATATGAAGAAGATAAGATCGTAAATATAGGAACTGGCGTTGGGGTAACAATTAAAGAATTAGCGGAATCCATAATGCAAGTTGTCGGGTACAAAGGAGAGCTAGTCTTTGATACAAGCAAACCGGATGGTACACCAATAAAAATAAATGATGTAAGTTATTTAAATAGCCTTGGGTGGAAAGCTAAAGTTAGTTTGCTAGATGGCATTAAAAGGACGTATGAATGGTATAAAAGTAAATCATGA
- the rfbB gene encoding dTDP-glucose 4,6-dehydratase, producing the protein MKTIIVTGGAGFIGSNFVHTVLEAQKDVQVINLDKLTYAGNLDSLKDIEDDSRYTFVKGDICDSSLVEDLFGKYEPDAIVHFAAESHVDRSIDGPAEFIRTNINGTFNLLENTRKYWLKLERAKKDSFRFVHISTDEVYGSLGSTGYFTEETAYAPNSPYSASKASADLLVRSYYHTYGLPTIITNCSNNYGPYHFPEKLIPLILLNALEGKDLPIYGNGLNVRDWLYVKDHCEAIWQVLTQGKIGEKYNIGGHNEKTNLCIVETLCDILDGRVPKENGKSYREQIVFVKDRPGHDLRYAIDASKIEKELGWVPKETFDTGIVRTVDWYLENRDWCNRVLDGSYQCERLGLVE; encoded by the coding sequence ATGAAAACAATTATTGTAACAGGTGGGGCTGGTTTTATTGGCTCAAACTTTGTCCATACAGTTTTAGAAGCTCAAAAAGATGTTCAGGTAATTAATTTGGATAAATTGACTTATGCGGGGAATTTGGATTCACTTAAAGATATTGAGGATGATTCTAGATATACTTTTGTGAAGGGGGATATTTGTGACAGTTCGTTAGTTGAGGATCTTTTTGGGAAGTATGAGCCCGATGCAATTGTACATTTTGCGGCGGAGTCGCATGTGGATCGTTCAATCGATGGGCCGGCGGAGTTTATTCGAACAAATATTAATGGAACGTTTAATCTTTTAGAAAATACGAGAAAGTATTGGTTGAAACTAGAGCGGGCGAAAAAGGATAGTTTTCGTTTTGTTCATATTTCCACGGATGAGGTATATGGCAGTCTTGGAAGTACGGGCTATTTTACTGAAGAAACTGCTTATGCACCGAACTCCCCTTATTCAGCATCAAAGGCGTCGGCAGACTTATTAGTTCGTTCTTATTATCATACATATGGATTGCCTACGATTATTACGAATTGTTCAAATAATTATGGTCCTTATCATTTCCCTGAAAAGTTAATTCCCTTGATTTTACTCAACGCCTTAGAAGGAAAAGATTTGCCTATCTATGGAAATGGATTAAATGTACGAGACTGGTTATATGTAAAAGATCATTGTGAGGCAATTTGGCAAGTATTAACGCAGGGGAAAATAGGAGAAAAATATAATATTGGTGGACATAATGAAAAAACGAACTTGTGTATTGTTGAAACTTTATGCGATATTTTAGATGGGAGAGTACCAAAGGAAAATGGAAAATCATATCGTGAGCAGATTGTATTTGTAAAAGACCGTCCAGGACATGATTTACGTTATGCGATTGATGCGTCTAAAATAGAAAAAGAGCTTGGATGGGTACCCAAAGAAACTTTTGATACAGGAATTGTTAGAACGGTAGATTGGTATTTGGAAAATAGAGATTGGTGTAATCGGGTGCTAGATGGTAGTTATCAATGTGAACGACTTGGACTTGTAGAATAG
- a CDS encoding DUF4910 domain-containing protein: MNTDGQNMYHLAERLFPICRSITGNGVRDTLDILKSIYVNMNIYEVATGTKVFDWTVPKEWNIYDAYIANAKGEKIIDFKQQNLHVVGYSLPVDKKVSLNELKTIIYTQSDQPDVIPYVTSYYKERYGFCMSENQKQSLVEDEYHIFIDSKLKDGNLTYGEIIIPGETKEEVFLSTYICHPSMANNELSGPVVAIHLAKWLASLEKRRYTYRIIFIPETIGSITYLSRNLDYLKQNVIAGFNLSCVGDNRTFSYVESRYGNTLADKVAKNILKYYYPDYKTYTFLQRGSDERQYNAPGVDLPLCAICRSKYGEYPEYHTSKDDMTLISPDGLQGAYEVYQECIMGLEYNDKYKINCLCEPQLGKRGLYPTISQKDTYNEVRTMTDFIAYADGSNDLFDISNIIGVPVKKIISVVDKLIQNNLIMKV; the protein is encoded by the coding sequence ATGAATACAGATGGTCAAAATATGTATCATTTAGCAGAAAGGTTATTCCCAATCTGCCGAAGTATTACGGGAAATGGTGTGCGAGATACTTTAGATATTTTAAAAAGTATTTATGTAAATATGAATATTTACGAAGTAGCAACTGGTACAAAAGTTTTTGATTGGACTGTGCCAAAAGAATGGAATATCTATGATGCATACATTGCAAATGCTAAAGGTGAAAAAATTATTGATTTCAAACAACAAAATCTTCATGTAGTTGGTTATTCCCTACCTGTCGATAAAAAAGTTTCTCTAAATGAATTAAAAACAATAATTTATACACAGTCTGATCAGCCAGATGTAATTCCCTATGTAACATCTTATTACAAAGAAAGATATGGTTTTTGTATGTCAGAAAATCAAAAACAATCTTTAGTAGAAGATGAATATCATATATTTATTGATAGTAAACTAAAAGATGGCAATTTAACATATGGAGAAATCATTATTCCTGGAGAAACTAAGGAAGAAGTTTTTTTATCTACTTATATATGTCATCCTTCTATGGCAAATAATGAATTATCTGGTCCAGTAGTAGCAATTCATTTAGCAAAATGGCTAGCTAGTTTAGAAAAACGACGTTATACATATCGAATTATTTTCATTCCGGAAACTATTGGCTCTATTACATATTTAAGTAGAAATTTAGATTATCTAAAACAAAATGTAATCGCAGGATTTAATTTATCTTGTGTAGGCGATAATAGAACCTTTTCTTATGTAGAATCACGTTACGGAAATACATTAGCAGATAAGGTTGCAAAAAATATATTAAAATACTATTATCCGGATTATAAAACATACACATTTTTACAACGAGGCTCAGATGAAAGACAGTATAATGCTCCAGGGGTTGATTTGCCATTATGTGCTATTTGTCGTTCGAAATATGGTGAATATCCGGAATATCATACATCAAAAGATGATATGACTTTGATTTCTCCAGATGGTTTGCAGGGGGCTTATGAGGTTTATCAAGAGTGTATTATGGGATTAGAATATAATGATAAATATAAAATAAATTGTTTATGTGAACCTCAACTTGGCAAGCGAGGATTGTATCCAACGATTAGCCAAAAGGACACTTATAATGAAGTTAGGACAATGACTGATTTTATTGCATATGCAGATGGTAGTAATGATTTATTTGATATAAGTAATATTATTGGGGTGCCAGTAAAAAAAATAATATCAGTTGTTGATAAACTGATACAAAATAATTTAATTATGAAAGTGTAG
- a CDS encoding class I SAM-dependent methyltransferase produces MNKLTEEDFELLNTCPWHLDNDQSIDFLYKDNMGCNIVKCKKCGIVFAQKRLNKNGLKKYWDDYLSRIHVHDDELVEKRNKMYKIDFSFIQQYKKNGKVLDVGCGNGSFLDLFNEYGYKTFGVEFGREAAEKAEKKHNIYCGEFSKLDLKEKYDLIIFRGVLQYVPNSREYLDKAVSLLNDGGCIFITAQPNMDSFCFKLFKEKFTQPVTGVDFIGYTEKVLTHFFEYRNFKKVGEKYFYEETPYADIENDILIVAKAIQIKESNEKITFRAPAFWGNMMSVVYRKY; encoded by the coding sequence ATGAATAAATTAACAGAAGAAGATTTTGAATTATTAAACACTTGCCCATGGCATTTAGATAATGATCAAAGTATTGATTTTTTATATAAAGACAATATGGGGTGCAATATAGTAAAATGCAAGAAATGTGGGATAGTATTTGCACAGAAAAGACTAAATAAAAATGGGTTAAAAAAATATTGGGATGATTATCTAAGTCGAATTCATGTACATGACGATGAATTAGTAGAAAAAAGAAATAAAATGTATAAAATAGATTTTAGTTTTATTCAACAATATAAAAAGAATGGAAAGGTTTTAGATGTTGGTTGTGGAAATGGTTCATTTTTAGATTTATTTAATGAGTATGGATATAAAACTTTTGGTGTAGAGTTTGGAAGAGAAGCAGCAGAAAAGGCAGAAAAGAAACATAATATATATTGTGGAGAATTTTCTAAACTTGATTTGAAAGAAAAATATGATTTGATTATTTTTCGTGGAGTTTTACAATATGTACCTAATTCTAGAGAATACCTAGATAAAGCAGTTTCCTTATTAAATGACGGTGGATGTATTTTTATTACAGCACAACCGAACATGGATTCATTTTGTTTTAAATTATTTAAAGAGAAATTTACGCAACCAGTTACTGGTGTGGATTTTATAGGATACACAGAAAAAGTTTTAACACATTTTTTTGAATATAGAAATTTTAAAAAAGTAGGAGAAAAATATTTTTATGAAGAAACTCCATATGCTGATATTGAAAATGATATATTGATAGTAGCAAAGGCAATTCAGATAAAAGAAAGTAATGAAAAAATAACATTTAGAGCACCAGCTTTTTGGGGAAATATGATGAGTGTAGTCTATCGAAAGTATTAA
- a CDS encoding mannose-1-phosphate guanylyltransferase/mannose-6-phosphate isomerase: MKVVILAGGGGTRLFPLSRPSFPKQFLKIDGENSLLGQTVARFLSRVEAKDILVVTNQEYLYHVQSELADCGASDAHVILEPIGRNTAPAIALAVKYCTDVLDCNHNEVIFVSPADHVIRSGKEFLQCVDFAITLARRDKLVTFGILPSKPETGYGYIEAEEKNNNEYEVISFKEKPELALAKAYLKAGNYYWNSGMFAFTIGLMLAELNRYQPEIVKLLEADYEKVIGNFGAMPNISIDYAIAERSTSVMMVPLTCYWNDIGSWDAIYEVLEKDEAGNSLDGDCLAVDCKNSLFMGRDRLIVGIGLDDILLVETNDVIVAAKKGESQKVKDVVDELKRHNRKEAYEHTTLYRSWGNTSLLGEGSSYRMKKIHVKPGGKLSLQMHYHRSEHWIVISGTAKVTMGEEVHLIHENESVFIPQNVKHRLENPGKIPLEIIEVQNGSYIGEDDIVRFD; the protein is encoded by the coding sequence GTGAAAGTTGTTATTTTAGCTGGCGGGGGTGGTACGAGGTTATTTCCTTTATCGCGTCCTTCTTTTCCAAAGCAATTTTTAAAAATAGATGGGGAAAATTCTCTGCTGGGACAAACTGTAGCGAGGTTTTTATCTAGAGTAGAGGCGAAGGATATTCTTGTTGTTACAAATCAAGAGTATCTTTATCATGTGCAGAGTGAACTTGCTGATTGCGGGGCATCGGATGCTCATGTTATTTTGGAGCCAATTGGAAGAAATACAGCGCCGGCGATTGCTTTGGCGGTGAAGTATTGTACGGATGTATTAGATTGCAATCACAATGAGGTTATTTTTGTATCGCCGGCTGATCATGTGATTCGCTCGGGAAAAGAATTTTTACAGTGTGTAGATTTTGCTATTACCTTAGCACGGCGAGATAAACTTGTCACTTTTGGTATTTTGCCAAGTAAGCCTGAAACTGGTTATGGATATATAGAGGCGGAAGAGAAAAATAATAATGAATATGAAGTGATTTCCTTTAAAGAAAAGCCAGAACTTGCTTTAGCTAAGGCGTATCTTAAAGCTGGTAATTATTATTGGAATTCAGGGATGTTTGCTTTTACTATTGGTCTGATGTTAGCAGAGTTAAATCGGTATCAACCTGAAATTGTTAAGTTGTTAGAAGCGGATTATGAAAAAGTTATCGGAAATTTTGGCGCTATGCCAAATATATCGATTGACTATGCAATTGCAGAACGTTCAACATCAGTTATGATGGTGCCGTTGACTTGCTATTGGAATGATATCGGTTCATGGGATGCGATTTATGAAGTGCTGGAGAAAGATGAAGCAGGAAATTCATTAGATGGTGATTGTTTAGCTGTGGATTGCAAAAACTCTCTGTTTATGGGAAGAGATCGATTAATTGTTGGTATTGGATTAGATGATATTTTGTTAGTGGAAACAAATGATGTCATCGTGGCTGCGAAAAAGGGTGAGTCGCAAAAGGTCAAAGATGTAGTTGATGAATTAAAACGTCATAATCGTAAAGAAGCGTATGAGCATACTACTCTTTATCGCTCTTGGGGGAATACTAGTTTGCTTGGTGAAGGTAGTAGTTATCGGATGAAGAAAATCCATGTAAAACCTGGCGGTAAACTAAGCTTGCAGATGCATTATCATCGCAGTGAACATTGGATTGTGATTTCTGGGACGGCAAAGGTAACCATGGGAGAGGAAGTACACTTAATTCATGAAAATGAATCAGTATTTATTCCGCAAAATGTGAAACATCGTTTAGAGAATCCAGGAAAGATTCCATTAGAGATTATTGAAGTGCAGAATGGTAGTTATATTGGTGAAGATGATATTGTACGATTTGATTAA
- a CDS encoding glycosyltransferase family 4 protein — MKILHVNTNDVEGGAARAAYRIHKGLIQNEVASMLIVQNKKTDDYTVKSLAQNKFVKLRDKVVPKIDNGIKSFYQNKLDLPWSVNFFDNKKIVDFINRSDADIVHFHWVNNAFISIDDIASLNKPIVWTLHDTWAFTGGCHYFGNCLRYKKGCGLCNQLKSSQKFDLSKILFIKKKKSYLKSNITVVTPSKWMGNCASESLLLADKKIKVIPNGIDLNLYKMIRKETFREIFGLKNNDIVIMFGAMQSTSDPRKGYFYLKEALVKLKEKIGLEANYRIKILVFGADKPEYELFPDYQTIYTGHIYDDISLTLLYNCADVFVAPSKEDNLPNTVVEALACGTPCVAFQIGGMPDMITHKLNGYLAKPFDTDDLAQGIAFVIEDQERRNLLSIEARKKAEEEYDINVIIKKYLDLYREILKSRINN; from the coding sequence ATGAAAATATTACACGTAAATACAAATGATGTTGAAGGTGGGGCAGCTCGAGCTGCATATAGAATTCATAAAGGATTAATACAAAATGAGGTCGCTTCTATGCTAATCGTTCAAAATAAAAAAACAGATGATTATACTGTGAAAAGTTTAGCTCAGAATAAATTTGTTAAGTTAAGAGATAAAGTGGTACCAAAAATTGATAATGGTATAAAAAGTTTTTATCAGAACAAGTTAGATCTTCCTTGGAGCGTAAATTTTTTTGATAATAAAAAAATTGTGGATTTTATAAATAGGTCGGATGCTGATATTGTACATTTTCATTGGGTTAATAATGCATTTATATCTATTGATGATATTGCTTCTTTGAATAAACCTATTGTGTGGACACTACATGACACTTGGGCATTTACTGGTGGATGTCATTATTTTGGTAATTGTTTAAGATATAAAAAGGGATGCGGACTTTGTAATCAACTAAAGAGTTCTCAAAAGTTTGATTTAAGTAAAATTTTATTTATAAAAAAGAAAAAAAGCTATTTGAAAAGTAATATTACAGTTGTAACGCCTAGTAAATGGATGGGAAACTGTGCTTCAGAAAGTTTATTACTAGCAGATAAAAAAATAAAGGTAATTCCAAATGGAATTGATTTAAACTTGTATAAAATGATTCGCAAGGAAACATTTCGGGAAATATTTGGTTTGAAGAATAATGATATTGTTATAATGTTTGGTGCGATGCAATCTACAAGTGATCCAAGAAAAGGATATTTTTACTTAAAAGAAGCATTAGTAAAGCTAAAAGAAAAAATAGGACTTGAGGCTAATTATAGAATAAAAATTCTTGTATTTGGAGCTGACAAACCCGAATATGAATTATTTCCGGATTATCAAACCATATATACAGGACATATTTATGATGATATAAGTTTAACTTTGCTATATAATTGTGCAGATGTGTTTGTTGCACCTTCTAAAGAAGATAATTTACCGAATACGGTTGTAGAAGCTTTGGCATGTGGTACTCCTTGTGTTGCATTTCAGATTGGTGGCATGCCAGATATGATTACTCATAAGTTAAATGGATATTTAGCAAAACCTTTTGATACAGATGATTTAGCTCAAGGAATAGCCTTTGTAATAGAAGATCAAGAAAGAAGAAATTTATTATCTATAGAAGCTAGAAAAAAGGCTGAAGAAGAATATGATATTAATGTGATTATTAAGAAGTATTTAGATTTATATAGAGAAATTTTAAAAAGTAGGATTAATAATTAG
- a CDS encoding glycosyltransferase family 2 protein: MYKSFDLGRISIIMPVYNNLDYIQDSILSVINQTYNNWELIIIDDASNVDIKSAIGQYLKEYCIIYFKLEENLGVAAARNRGIEIANGQYLAFLDSDDIWHPQKLEKQISFMKKNDIAFSYTQYRHFSEKDKYEGKLIDVKERVTYKELLKGNIIGCLTVVIDREKIKNIMMRSERHEDYILWLQILKSGYEAYGLKEDLARYRISSNSLSGNKFKSAIWTWRIYRNIEKLNLWESLYYFLHYLLRGVLKRL, translated from the coding sequence ATGTACAAATCTTTTGATTTGGGAAGAATTTCTATAATTATGCCGGTATATAATAATTTAGATTATATACAAGATAGTATATTGTCAGTAATTAATCAAACCTATAATAATTGGGAATTAATTATTATAGATGATGCGTCTAATGTGGATATAAAATCAGCAATCGGTCAATATTTGAAAGAATATTGCATTATCTATTTTAAGTTAGAAGAAAATTTAGGTGTAGCTGCGGCAAGAAATCGTGGGATAGAAATAGCAAATGGGCAATATCTTGCTTTTTTAGATAGTGATGATATTTGGCATCCACAAAAGCTTGAAAAGCAAATTTCTTTTATGAAGAAAAATGATATTGCATTTTCATATACACAGTATAGGCATTTTTCGGAGAAAGATAAATATGAAGGGAAACTTATAGATGTAAAAGAGCGTGTTACATATAAAGAGCTTTTAAAAGGTAATATAATTGGATGTTTGACTGTAGTTATTGATCGTGAAAAAATAAAAAACATTATGATGCGAAGTGAGAGGCATGAAGATTATATTTTATGGCTTCAGATATTAAAAAGTGGATATGAAGCTTATGGGTTGAAAGAAGATTTGGCTAGGTATCGTATTTCGTCGAATTCTTTAAGTGGAAATAAATTCAAAAGTGCAATTTGGACGTGGAGGATTTATAGAAATATTGAAAAATTAAATTTGTGGGAATCATTATATTATTTTTTGCATTATTTATTAAGAGGTGTCTTAAAACGATTATAG
- a CDS encoding polysaccharide pyruvyl transferase family protein, which yields MKICVLGWYGTETIGDRAILAGIISLINQKNNEYKIYLGSLYPFYSKRMLKEDYKLYELLLNRKLEIELFNSKDICELELKIEASDVVMIAGGPLMDLPELHMLKYAFRYAHKKNKKNIIFGCGIGPLFCEEFRQCVLDITKMADVIILRDTISKRNLLDISQKYNYNIDITKIFVSFDPAVECAWKYKINNSYSKNAKKNTIVVNLREFPMEYSKDKSIKDQVNKRIINFLYEIVQNNRDKSILLLPMHYFFIGNDDRYYLNYLLQTHMKNYKNIFVQNKPLSLVETMDKFIDADYAIGMRFHSIVLETILNGNNYILDYTEFKKGKISGFIDDCDKNGFYNERYVCLQNEFSKIDLRFSKNVFEMSDSYYLSNRRIYMKAMSSIF from the coding sequence ATGAAAATATGTGTTTTAGGTTGGTATGGAACTGAAACCATTGGTGATAGAGCTATTTTGGCAGGAATTATTTCTTTAATAAATCAAAAAAATAATGAGTATAAAATTTATTTAGGTAGTTTATACCCATTTTATTCAAAACGCATGTTGAAAGAAGATTATAAATTATATGAATTATTGTTAAATAGAAAACTAGAGATTGAATTGTTTAATAGTAAGGATATATGTGAGTTAGAATTAAAAATTGAAGCTTCAGATGTTGTTATGATTGCTGGAGGGCCCCTGATGGATTTGCCCGAACTACATATGCTGAAGTACGCTTTTCGATATGCACATAAAAAAAATAAAAAAAATATTATTTTTGGGTGTGGCATAGGGCCTTTATTTTGTGAAGAATTTCGGCAATGTGTTTTAGATATTACAAAAATGGCAGATGTTATTATATTAAGAGATACTATATCTAAAAGAAATTTATTAGATATATCGCAAAAATATAATTATAATATTGACATAACAAAGATATTTGTAAGTTTTGATCCGGCTGTTGAGTGTGCATGGAAATATAAAATAAATAATTCTTATAGTAAAAATGCAAAAAAAAATACAATTGTTGTAAATTTAAGAGAATTCCCAATGGAATATTCAAAAGATAAAAGCATCAAAGATCAAGTAAATAAAAGGATAATTAATTTCTTATATGAAATAGTGCAGAACAACAGGGATAAGAGTATATTGTTATTGCCAATGCATTATTTTTTTATTGGCAATGATGATAGATATTATTTAAATTATTTACTTCAAACTCATATGAAAAATTATAAAAATATCTTTGTTCAAAATAAACCATTAAGTTTAGTTGAAACTATGGATAAATTTATAGATGCAGATTATGCAATTGGAATGAGGTTCCATTCTATTGTATTGGAGACTATTTTAAACGGAAACAACTATATATTAGATTATACAGAATTTAAAAAAGGAAAAATATCAGGATTCATTGATGATTGTGACAAAAATGGATTTTATAATGAAAGATATGTATGCTTACAAAATGAATTTAGTAAAATTGATTTGCGATTTAGTAAAAATGTATTCGAAATGTCAGATTCATATTATTTATCAAATAGAAGGATTTATATGAAAGCAATGAGTTCTATCTTTTAA